From a single Fusobacterium ulcerans ATCC 49185 genomic region:
- a CDS encoding CAP domain-containing protein: protein MKKLIKIFIIAAVALNLVSNLYSAENYQNKILKYVNKERKAQKLTPLVMNKKLNKIAVIKAADMAKEEKLSHDSKRFGMTFNLIKKENIKFKSAAENIARWHDTPEFVMERWMKSKGHRDNILNKNYNEIGIGKAVDKDGKNYWVQIFIERRK, encoded by the coding sequence ATGAAAAAACTTATAAAGATATTTATAATAGCAGCAGTTGCCCTTAATTTAGTTTCTAATCTATATTCTGCTGAAAATTATCAAAATAAAATATTAAAATATGTAAACAAAGAGAGAAAAGCTCAAAAACTTACACCTCTTGTTATGAATAAAAAATTAAATAAAATAGCAGTTATAAAAGCTGCTGATATGGCTAAAGAAGAAAAACTTTCTCATGACAGCAAAAGATTTGGCATGACTTTCAATCTGATAAAGAAAGAAAATATAAAGTTTAAGTCTGCTGCTGAAAATATAGCAAGATGGCATGATACTCCAGAATTTGTCATGGAAAGATGGATGAAATCCAAAGGACATAGGGATAATATTCTAAATAAAAACTATAATGAAATAGGAATTGGAAAAGCTGTAGACAAGGATGGAAAAAATTACTGGGTGCAGATATTTATTGAAAGAAGGAAATAA